Proteins from a single region of Gemmatirosa kalamazoonensis:
- a CDS encoding MIP/aquaporin family protein, whose protein sequence is MTEIRVTQRRGWRGGVLGECCAEFLGTLVLIAFGTGVVATAVAALSQSGRGSAAFVAGGDWLLITFGWAAAVTLGAYVAGGVSGAHLNPALTVALALRRGFPWGKVLPYAVAQIAGAFAGAGLVYLNYADAIHAYEMSQGIVRGAASGAGTVGIFVTGPAPYYGGSFVGPVVDQIIGTAMLVLVIFALTDERNQPPKSNLAPAVVGLLVAAIGMSFGANAGYAINPARDFGPRLVTWLAGWGSAAFSGGGYWWVPIVGPLIGGPLGAYVYDFFVGGVLVARGEPPTRDVETGGRVVKEEPVVA, encoded by the coding sequence ATGACGGAGATCAGGGTGACGCAGCGACGCGGATGGCGCGGCGGCGTGCTCGGCGAGTGCTGCGCGGAGTTTCTCGGCACGCTCGTGCTGATCGCGTTCGGCACCGGCGTCGTCGCGACGGCGGTGGCCGCGCTGAGCCAGTCGGGACGCGGCTCCGCGGCGTTCGTCGCGGGCGGCGACTGGCTGCTCATCACGTTCGGCTGGGCGGCGGCCGTCACGTTAGGCGCGTACGTCGCCGGCGGTGTGAGCGGCGCGCACCTCAACCCCGCGCTCACCGTGGCGCTCGCGCTGCGGCGCGGCTTCCCGTGGGGCAAGGTGCTGCCGTACGCGGTCGCGCAGATCGCCGGGGCGTTCGCGGGTGCGGGGCTCGTGTACCTGAACTACGCCGACGCGATCCACGCGTACGAGATGAGCCAGGGGATCGTGCGCGGCGCCGCGTCGGGCGCGGGCACGGTGGGCATCTTCGTCACCGGGCCCGCGCCGTACTACGGCGGGAGCTTCGTCGGGCCGGTCGTCGACCAGATCATCGGCACGGCGATGCTCGTCCTCGTGATCTTCGCGCTCACCGACGAGCGCAACCAGCCGCCGAAGTCCAACCTCGCGCCGGCGGTCGTCGGGCTGCTCGTCGCCGCGATCGGGATGTCGTTCGGCGCGAACGCGGGCTACGCGATCAACCCGGCGCGCGACTTCGGGCCCCGGCTCGTGACGTGGCTCGCGGGGTGGGGAAGCGCCGCGTTCTCCGGCGGCGGCTACTGGTGGGTGCCGATCGTCGGCCCGCTGATCGGCGGACCGTTAGGCGCGTACGTCTACGACTTCTTCGTCGGCGGCGTGCTCGTCGCGCGCGGTGAGCCGCCCACACGCGACGTCGAGACGGGCGGTCGCGTCGTGAAGGAGGAGCCGGTCGTCGCGTGA
- a CDS encoding choice-of-anchor R domain-containing protein codes for MRVASRAVLLALLPCAAGAQVTVSVPWDGVHTFTCTAGSEFFCGQSFTTPTTYTTLQSFSLHMQTASSLSFELYALNGSDVVGPALFTQTFGPTAGIATVTFAPSGGLALTAGAPYAALVRVAAGTQIVFLDDWAAPYAGGALALGCQPTCDFSVPGQDLDLAFTASFVPEPATLGLVAIGMLAIGGAARSRGRRHGAVLFE; via the coding sequence ATGCGTGTCGCGAGTCGAGCCGTTCTGCTGGCGTTGCTGCCGTGCGCGGCCGGTGCGCAGGTGACGGTATCGGTGCCGTGGGACGGCGTGCACACGTTCACGTGCACGGCGGGGTCCGAGTTCTTCTGCGGTCAGAGCTTCACGACGCCGACGACGTACACGACGCTGCAGAGCTTCAGCCTCCACATGCAGACCGCGTCGAGCCTCTCGTTCGAGTTGTACGCGCTGAACGGAAGCGACGTGGTCGGACCAGCGCTGTTCACGCAGACGTTCGGGCCGACGGCCGGGATCGCGACGGTGACGTTCGCGCCGTCCGGCGGTCTCGCGCTGACCGCGGGCGCGCCGTACGCGGCGCTCGTGCGCGTCGCGGCGGGGACGCAGATCGTCTTCCTGGACGACTGGGCGGCCCCGTACGCGGGCGGCGCGCTCGCTTTGGGATGTCAGCCGACGTGCGACTTCTCGGTCCCTGGCCAGGACCTCGACCTCGCGTTCACCGCGTCGTTCGTCCCCGAGCCGGCGACGCTTGGCCTCGTCGCGATCGGGATGCTGGCGATCGGTGGGGCGGCTCGATCGCGTGGCAGACGGCATGGGGCGGTGCTCTTCGAGTGA
- a CDS encoding rhomboid family protein, with amino-acid sequence MTPATRTILIATVAAFFLQFTLRGIENAFIFYPGDVLTHPWTMVTYMFFHAGVTHILFNMLGLYFFGPRVEARLGTRRFTILYFLSGVSGALLSLVLSPAPIIGASAGVFGVMLAFAYFWPHELIYIYGVIPVPARLLVIITTVLSLWSGFSGGGGIAHFAHLGGYAGAFLYLVWIQRAERRARGAFRRQVAKGAPRVPAGTDFRSIDRSSIHEVNRAEVDRILDKISAQGVDSLTPEERIFLSNFVPMDDRKPPVS; translated from the coding sequence GTGACTCCCGCCACGCGCACGATCCTCATCGCCACCGTCGCCGCGTTCTTCCTGCAGTTCACGCTGCGGGGGATCGAGAACGCGTTCATCTTCTATCCCGGCGACGTGCTCACGCACCCGTGGACGATGGTGACGTACATGTTCTTCCACGCGGGGGTGACGCACATCCTGTTCAACATGCTCGGGCTGTACTTCTTTGGCCCGCGCGTGGAGGCGCGCCTGGGGACGCGGCGCTTCACGATCCTCTACTTCCTGAGCGGCGTGAGCGGCGCGTTGCTGTCGCTCGTGCTCTCGCCGGCGCCGATCATCGGCGCGTCGGCCGGCGTGTTCGGCGTGATGCTCGCGTTCGCGTACTTCTGGCCGCACGAGCTGATCTACATCTACGGCGTGATCCCGGTGCCGGCGCGGCTGCTGGTGATCATCACGACGGTGCTCTCGCTGTGGAGCGGCTTCTCCGGCGGCGGCGGCATCGCGCACTTCGCGCACCTCGGCGGCTACGCGGGTGCGTTCCTCTACCTGGTGTGGATCCAGCGCGCCGAGCGCCGCGCGCGTGGCGCATTCCGCCGTCAGGTGGCGAAGGGCGCGCCGCGCGTCCCGGCCGGCACGGACTTCCGGTCGATCGACCGCTCGTCGATCCACGAGGTGAACCGCGCCGAGGTCGATCGGATCCTCGACAAGATCAGCGCGCAGGGGGTCGACTCGCTCACGCCGGAGGAGCGGATCTTCCTGTCGAACTTCGTGCCGATGGACGATCGGAAGCCGCCGGTGTCGTGA
- a CDS encoding 2-dehydropantoate 2-reductase, whose product MRFAVVGVGGIGGYFGGRLALAGEDVAFVARGAHLAALRERGLAVESVRGDFALPSVMATDDPVAVGPVDVVLVGVKTWQLGDVAATMGPMLGPETVVIPFQNGVEAADVLGATVGRQRVLLGTARIFSFIDGPGRIRHLGGPASLAFGETDGGSSPRVERIRAAMERAGITVERPADMRVELWEKFLFVVSLGGVGAVARVPVGVLRAVPETRALLRRAMTEIGEVARASGVTLPGDAIDRAMTFVDAQPAGATTSLQRDLADGRPSELEAWNGAVVRLGARAGVATPLHEFLYHALLPTELRSRGELGTG is encoded by the coding sequence ATGCGGTTCGCGGTGGTGGGCGTGGGAGGCATCGGCGGGTACTTCGGCGGGCGGCTCGCGCTCGCCGGGGAGGACGTCGCGTTCGTGGCGCGCGGCGCCCACCTCGCGGCGCTGCGCGAGCGGGGGCTCGCCGTGGAGAGCGTGCGCGGCGACTTCGCGCTCCCGAGCGTGATGGCGACCGATGATCCGGTGGCCGTGGGGCCGGTGGACGTCGTCCTGGTCGGCGTGAAGACGTGGCAGTTAGGCGACGTCGCGGCGACGATGGGGCCGATGCTCGGCCCGGAGACGGTCGTCATCCCGTTCCAGAACGGCGTCGAGGCGGCCGACGTGCTCGGCGCGACGGTAGGACGGCAGCGCGTGCTGCTCGGCACCGCGCGCATCTTCAGCTTCATCGACGGTCCGGGGCGCATCCGCCACCTCGGCGGGCCGGCGTCGCTCGCGTTCGGCGAGACGGACGGCGGATCGAGCCCGCGCGTGGAGCGGATCCGCGCCGCGATGGAGCGCGCCGGCATCACCGTCGAGCGGCCGGCCGACATGCGCGTCGAGCTGTGGGAGAAGTTCCTGTTCGTCGTCTCGTTAGGCGGTGTGGGCGCGGTGGCGCGCGTGCCCGTCGGCGTGCTGCGCGCCGTGCCCGAGACGCGCGCGCTGCTGCGCCGCGCGATGACGGAGATCGGCGAGGTGGCGCGCGCGAGCGGCGTGACGCTGCCCGGCGATGCGATCGACCGCGCGATGACGTTCGTCGACGCGCAGCCGGCGGGCGCGACCACGTCGCTGCAGCGGGACCTCGCGGACGGCCGGCCGTCGGAGCTCGAGGCGTGGAACGGCGCGGTGGTGCGACTCGGCGCGCGCGCCGGCGTCGCGACGCCGCTGCACGAGTTCCTGTATCACGCGCTGCTGCCGACCGAGCTGCGGTCGCGCGGCGAGCTCGGGACGGGATGA
- the ilvD gene encoding dihydroxy-acid dehydratase, which produces MRSDTIKRGLQRAPHRSLLRATGQIRDAADWDKPFVAVCNSYVDIVPGHVHLQAFGKVVKDAVRAAGGVPFEFNTIGVDDGIVMGHDGMHYSLPSRELIADAVETMVRAHCFDALVCIPNCDKIVPGMLMGAARANVPTVFVSGGPMAAGRDAAGQKIDLITVFEGVGARAAGRIDDARLSDLERNACPTCGSCSGMFTANSMNCLCEAIGIALPGNGSILATSPERHDLARQAARRLMALVRDGVRFRDIVTRESIDNAVALDVAMGGSTNTVLHVLALAREAEVDYPLARFNEVAERTPHLAKVSPAWDGDRQWHMQDVGEAGGIPAILAELAKLPGALHLDAPTVMGTSLGATLQGVTNANPACIRPANDPHSPRGALAVLHGSLAPLGAVIKVGAVDQHEMRFRGPARVFDGEEAATEAALSGGIVPGDVVIVRNEGPRGGPGMREMLSLTSLLKGAPLGDKVALVTDGRFSGGTRGLCIGHVSPEAAEGGPIGLLRDGDMIDIDLAERRMDVELDAETLEARAADWAPPAPRFTRGWLARYAAMVTSAHTGAVLEVPNARPTAAPALAGTVA; this is translated from the coding sequence ATGCGATCGGACACGATCAAGCGCGGGCTCCAGCGGGCGCCGCACCGCAGCCTGCTGCGCGCCACCGGCCAGATCCGCGACGCCGCGGACTGGGACAAGCCGTTCGTCGCCGTCTGCAACTCGTACGTCGACATCGTCCCCGGCCACGTCCACCTGCAGGCGTTCGGCAAGGTGGTGAAGGACGCCGTGCGCGCCGCCGGCGGCGTGCCGTTCGAGTTCAACACGATCGGCGTCGACGACGGGATCGTCATGGGCCACGACGGCATGCACTACTCGCTCCCGTCGCGCGAGCTCATCGCCGACGCCGTGGAGACGATGGTGCGCGCCCACTGCTTCGACGCGCTCGTCTGCATCCCGAACTGCGACAAGATCGTGCCCGGGATGCTCATGGGTGCCGCCCGCGCGAACGTGCCCACCGTCTTCGTCTCCGGCGGGCCGATGGCCGCGGGACGCGACGCGGCGGGACAGAAGATCGACCTCATCACCGTGTTCGAGGGCGTCGGCGCGCGCGCCGCGGGACGCATCGACGACGCGCGCCTCTCGGACCTCGAGCGCAACGCGTGCCCGACGTGCGGCTCGTGCAGCGGCATGTTCACCGCGAACTCGATGAACTGTCTCTGCGAGGCGATCGGCATCGCGCTGCCGGGCAACGGGTCGATCCTCGCGACGTCGCCCGAGCGGCACGACCTCGCGCGCCAGGCCGCGCGCCGGCTCATGGCGCTCGTGCGGGACGGCGTGCGCTTCCGCGACATCGTGACCCGCGAGTCTATCGACAACGCGGTCGCGCTCGACGTCGCGATGGGCGGCTCGACGAACACGGTGCTCCACGTGCTCGCGCTCGCGCGCGAGGCCGAGGTGGACTACCCGCTCGCGCGCTTCAACGAGGTGGCCGAGCGCACGCCGCACCTCGCGAAGGTCTCGCCGGCGTGGGACGGCGACCGGCAGTGGCACATGCAGGACGTCGGCGAGGCGGGCGGCATCCCGGCGATCCTCGCCGAGCTCGCGAAGCTCCCCGGCGCGCTGCACCTCGACGCGCCGACGGTGATGGGCACGTCGCTCGGCGCCACGCTCCAGGGCGTGACGAACGCGAACCCCGCGTGCATCCGGCCGGCGAACGACCCGCACTCGCCGCGCGGCGCGCTCGCGGTGCTCCACGGCTCGCTCGCGCCGTTAGGCGCGGTGATCAAGGTCGGCGCGGTCGACCAGCACGAGATGCGGTTCCGCGGTCCGGCGCGCGTGTTCGACGGCGAGGAGGCGGCCACGGAAGCGGCGCTCAGCGGCGGCATCGTGCCGGGCGACGTCGTGATCGTGCGCAACGAGGGGCCGCGCGGCGGACCGGGGATGCGCGAGATGCTTTCCCTCACGAGCCTCCTCAAGGGCGCGCCGCTCGGCGACAAGGTGGCGCTCGTGACCGACGGGCGCTTCTCCGGCGGCACGCGCGGGCTGTGCATCGGCCACGTGTCGCCCGAGGCGGCGGAGGGCGGCCCGATCGGGCTGCTGCGCGACGGCGACATGATCGACATCGACCTCGCCGAGCGGCGCATGGACGTGGAGCTCGACGCCGAGACGCTCGAGGCGCGCGCCGCCGACTGGGCGCCGCCGGCGCCGCGCTTCACGCGCGGATGGCTCGCCCGCTACGCGGCCATGGTGACGAGCGCGCACACCGGTGCCGTGCTCGAGGTGCCTAACGCCAGGCCGACCGCCGCGCCGGCGCTCGCGGGGACCGTCGCATGA
- the ilvB gene encoding biosynthetic-type acetolactate synthase large subunit codes for MSADQTMTGAQILCEALVRQGVDVLFGIPGGAIMPFYHALPEYADRLHHVLCRHEQGAGHAAEGYARASGRVGVCVATSGPGATNLVTPIADAWMDSTPLVAITGQVPSALLGTDAFQETDITGITVPITKHSYLVRDARELPRVIAEAFHLASTGRPGPVLVDVTKDAQQARVIPDWEVALDLEGYEDHRAARPDLDAVRRGAELLARAERPLILAGNGVIQSGGTHELRALAERAGVPVITTLHGLGAFPHDHPLSLGMPGMHGWVHVNRAIQRCDVLLNVGSRFDDRVTGKVSAFAPHAKIVHVDVDPSEIGKLVRADVGIVGDAREVLCALLEALGSRDSGLGTRDSSPPSPESPVPSPDSRSAWLSEVHALRDEFEPRQAYRRRPDTHALQPHDVYAALNATLREGTCRVVTDVGQHQMWTAQLIDWGRPRTHITSGGAGTMGFAVPAALGAAMACPDETIWVVVGDGGFQMTNQELATIRQEGVTNVKIAIINNGFLGMVRQWQELFEGRRYSATPLSGPDFAQLARAYGVLGITVERPEQVDDALAEAAAHDGAVVIDFRVEREANVFPMVPAGRAIGEMLLDAGVPA; via the coding sequence ATGAGCGCCGACCAGACGATGACGGGCGCGCAGATCCTCTGCGAGGCGCTCGTGCGCCAGGGCGTCGACGTGCTGTTCGGCATCCCCGGCGGCGCGATCATGCCGTTCTATCACGCGCTGCCGGAGTACGCCGACCGGCTGCACCACGTGCTCTGTCGCCACGAGCAGGGCGCCGGCCACGCCGCCGAGGGCTACGCGCGGGCGAGCGGCCGCGTCGGCGTGTGCGTGGCGACGAGCGGCCCCGGCGCGACGAATCTCGTGACGCCGATCGCCGACGCGTGGATGGACTCCACGCCGCTCGTCGCGATCACCGGGCAGGTGCCGAGCGCGCTGTTGGGCACCGACGCGTTCCAGGAGACCGACATCACCGGCATCACGGTGCCGATCACGAAGCACAGCTACCTCGTGCGCGACGCGCGCGAGCTGCCGCGCGTGATCGCCGAGGCGTTCCACCTCGCGTCGACGGGGCGTCCGGGGCCGGTGCTCGTGGACGTGACGAAGGACGCGCAGCAGGCGCGCGTGATCCCCGATTGGGAGGTCGCGCTCGACCTCGAGGGGTACGAGGACCACCGTGCCGCGCGCCCCGATCTCGACGCGGTGCGCCGCGGCGCGGAGCTGCTCGCGCGGGCCGAGCGTCCGCTCATCCTCGCCGGCAACGGCGTGATCCAGTCGGGCGGCACGCACGAGCTGCGCGCGCTGGCCGAGCGCGCGGGCGTCCCGGTGATCACCACGCTCCACGGACTCGGCGCGTTCCCGCACGACCACCCGCTGTCGCTCGGCATGCCGGGGATGCACGGCTGGGTGCACGTGAACCGCGCGATCCAGCGGTGCGACGTGCTGCTCAACGTCGGCAGCCGGTTCGACGACCGCGTCACGGGCAAGGTGTCCGCGTTCGCGCCGCACGCGAAGATCGTGCACGTCGACGTCGATCCGTCGGAGATCGGGAAGCTCGTGCGCGCCGACGTCGGCATCGTGGGGGACGCGCGCGAGGTGCTGTGCGCGTTGCTGGAGGCGCTCGGGAGTCGGGACTCGGGACTGGGGACTCGGGACTCGTCCCCCCCGAGTCCCGAGTCCCCAGTCCCGAGTCCCGACTCCCGCTCCGCCTGGCTCTCCGAGGTCCACGCGCTGCGCGACGAGTTCGAGCCGCGGCAGGCGTACCGGCGTCGGCCCGACACGCACGCGTTGCAGCCGCACGACGTGTACGCGGCGCTCAATGCCACGCTGCGCGAAGGGACGTGCCGCGTCGTGACCGACGTCGGGCAGCACCAGATGTGGACCGCGCAGCTCATCGACTGGGGACGGCCGCGGACGCACATCACGAGCGGCGGCGCGGGGACGATGGGCTTCGCCGTACCCGCGGCGTTAGGCGCCGCGATGGCATGCCCGGACGAGACGATCTGGGTGGTCGTCGGCGACGGCGGCTTCCAGATGACGAACCAGGAGCTGGCGACCATCCGCCAGGAGGGCGTGACCAACGTGAAGATCGCGATCATCAACAACGGCTTCCTCGGCATGGTCCGGCAGTGGCAGGAGCTGTTCGAGGGACGCCGTTACAGCGCCACGCCGCTCTCCGGCCCCGACTTCGCGCAGCTCGCCCGCGCCTACGGCGTGCTGGGCATCACCGTCGAGCGGCCGGAGCAGGTCGACGACGCGCTCGCCGAGGCAGCCGCGCACGACGGCGCGGTCGTCATCGACTTCCGCGTCGAGCGCGAGGCGAACGTGTTCCCGATGGTCCCCGCCGGCCGCGCGATCGGCGAGATGCTGCTCGACGCGGGAGTGCCGGCATGA
- the ilvN gene encoding acetolactate synthase small subunit, with protein MSAEMSAAPRHTVVVRLHDRPGALYRAIGLIRRRGYNVASLVVGASERPGTSRMVLVVEASDVRQVVQQLARLVDVLSVQEIDAEPAHVDALVETMLAFDAGLGTRDSGLEFRKPVPSPESRVPTSTLQETAR; from the coding sequence ATGAGCGCGGAAATGAGCGCCGCGCCGCGTCACACCGTCGTCGTGCGGCTCCACGACCGCCCGGGCGCGCTGTACCGCGCCATCGGCCTCATTCGTCGCCGCGGCTACAACGTCGCGAGCCTCGTCGTCGGCGCGAGCGAGCGGCCGGGGACGAGCCGCATGGTGCTCGTCGTCGAGGCGAGCGACGTCCGCCAGGTCGTGCAGCAGCTCGCGCGGCTCGTCGACGTGCTGTCCGTGCAGGAGATCGACGCCGAGCCGGCGCACGTCGACGCGCTCGTCGAGACGATGCTCGCGTTCGATGCGGGACTCGGGACTCGGGACTCGGGACTCGAGTTCCGGAAACCAGTCCCGAGTCCCGAGTCCCGAGTCCCGACTTCCACTCTTCAGGAGACCGCCCGATGA
- the ilvC gene encoding ketol-acid reductoisomerase: protein MTTLYYDADADLTRLAGRRFAVIGYGSQGHAHALNLRDSGLDVRVGLPEGSRSRPNAEREGLRVLTPFDAAAEADFIVLLTPDHTQRAVYEEAIAPNLTAGKTLLFAHGFNVRFGEIAPDGDVDVILVAPKAPGHRVRELFAEGAGVPSLVAVHRDRSGGALADALAYAKGIGSTRAGVLQTTFAEETETDLFGEQAVLCGGVSALVKAGFETLVANGYQPEVAYFECLHELKLIVDLMYRGGLNYMRHSVSDTAEYGDYAAGDRIVTNATRATMQALLDEVKDGSFARRWIAENRDGRPTFEARRDAESHHAIEEVGRRMRRMMPFLDAKEVLPGQRGAAPAQTPNDFALAEPEAALAGAGR, encoded by the coding sequence ATGACGACGCTCTACTACGACGCCGACGCCGACCTCACCCGACTCGCCGGCCGCCGGTTCGCCGTCATCGGCTACGGCAGTCAGGGGCACGCCCACGCGCTGAACCTGCGCGATTCCGGCCTCGACGTGCGCGTCGGTCTCCCCGAGGGCTCGCGGTCGCGGCCCAACGCGGAGCGCGAGGGGCTGCGCGTGCTGACGCCGTTCGACGCCGCGGCGGAGGCCGACTTCATCGTGCTGCTCACGCCCGACCACACGCAGCGCGCCGTGTACGAGGAGGCGATCGCGCCGAATCTCACCGCCGGCAAGACGCTGCTGTTCGCGCATGGCTTCAACGTGCGCTTCGGCGAGATCGCGCCCGACGGCGACGTCGATGTCATCCTCGTCGCGCCGAAGGCGCCGGGGCACCGCGTGCGCGAGCTGTTCGCCGAGGGGGCCGGCGTGCCGTCGCTCGTCGCCGTGCACCGCGACCGCTCCGGCGGCGCGCTCGCCGACGCGCTCGCGTACGCGAAGGGGATCGGCTCGACGCGCGCCGGCGTGCTGCAGACGACGTTCGCCGAGGAGACGGAGACGGACCTGTTCGGTGAGCAGGCGGTGCTGTGCGGCGGCGTGTCGGCGCTCGTGAAGGCGGGCTTCGAGACGCTCGTGGCGAACGGCTACCAGCCGGAGGTCGCGTACTTCGAGTGCCTGCACGAGCTGAAGCTGATCGTGGACCTCATGTACCGCGGCGGCTTGAACTACATGCGCCACTCGGTGTCCGACACCGCGGAGTACGGCGACTACGCCGCGGGCGACCGCATCGTCACGAACGCGACGCGCGCCACGATGCAGGCGCTGCTCGACGAGGTGAAGGACGGCAGCTTCGCGCGCCGCTGGATCGCGGAGAACCGCGACGGCCGCCCGACGTTCGAGGCGCGGCGCGATGCGGAGTCGCACCACGCGATCGAGGAGGTCGGCCGGCGCATGCGCCGCATGATGCCGTTCCTCGACGCGAAGGAGGTGCTGCCCGGCCAGCGCGGCGCCGCGCCGGCGCAGACGCCTAACGATTTCGCCCTGGCCGAGCCCGAGGCGGCGCTCGCCGGAGCGGGACGATGA
- a CDS encoding branched-chain amino acid transaminase, producing MSAANPATVSLATTPELIWFNGRLVPWEKATVHVMTHALHYGSSVFEGMRSYDTARGPALFRAREHVRRLRDSARVYRMDLPYDDAALVDACRAAVRENGLTNAYLRPLAWRGAGALSVSPVRHPVEVMVAALPWNVPAGDESLAPGADVCVSSWTRAAPNTIPTGVKAGGNYLSGQLVAMEAERLGYAEGITLDTSGTVSEGSAENVFLVRDGVIVTPPAASSILAGITRDTVLTLARELGLTVREERVPREALYAADEIFFTGTAAEVTPVRSVDGVVLGDGARGPVTTLLQRAFFATVRGETEDRRGWLTYVADELATEAAA from the coding sequence ATGAGCGCCGCGAACCCCGCGACGGTGTCGCTCGCCACGACCCCGGAGCTGATCTGGTTCAACGGGCGCCTCGTGCCGTGGGAGAAGGCCACGGTGCACGTGATGACCCACGCGCTGCACTACGGGTCGTCGGTGTTCGAGGGGATGCGCAGCTACGACACGGCGCGCGGCCCCGCGCTGTTCCGCGCCCGCGAGCACGTGCGACGCCTGCGCGACTCGGCCCGCGTCTACCGCATGGACCTGCCGTACGACGACGCGGCGCTCGTCGACGCGTGCCGCGCGGCGGTGCGCGAGAACGGGCTCACGAACGCGTACCTGCGCCCGCTCGCGTGGCGCGGCGCGGGCGCGCTGTCGGTGAGCCCCGTGCGCCACCCGGTGGAGGTGATGGTCGCCGCGCTCCCGTGGAACGTGCCGGCCGGCGACGAGTCGCTCGCGCCCGGCGCCGACGTGTGCGTCTCGTCGTGGACCCGCGCCGCGCCGAACACCATTCCCACGGGGGTGAAGGCGGGCGGCAACTACCTCTCGGGACAGCTCGTCGCGATGGAGGCCGAGCGGCTCGGCTACGCCGAAGGGATCACGCTCGACACGTCGGGCACGGTGAGCGAGGGGTCGGCGGAGAACGTGTTCCTCGTGCGCGACGGCGTCATCGTGACGCCGCCCGCCGCGTCGTCGATCCTGGCGGGGATCACGCGCGACACCGTGCTCACGCTCGCGCGCGAGCTGGGGCTGACGGTGCGCGAGGAGCGCGTGCCCCGCGAGGCGCTCTACGCGGCCGACGAGATCTTCTTCACCGGCACCGCGGCCGAGGTGACGCCGGTGCGCTCCGTGGACGGCGTGGTGCTCGGCGATGGCGCGCGCGGGCCGGTCACGACGCTGCTGCAGCGCGCGTTCTTCGCCACCGTGCGCGGCGAGACCGAGGACCGGCGCGGGTGGCTCACGTACGTGGCGGACGAGCTGGCGACGGAGGCGGCGGCATGA
- a CDS encoding PIN domain-containing protein, whose protein sequence is MSLQRTPSRRFITCSPGRSVARRRWQPSRALTKLLDVVSVDRTIVLEAMAMGLRDLEDAVQAVCAIRVEADYIVTRNAKDFRGSRLTVATPAEVLARL, encoded by the coding sequence GTGTCGTTGCAGCGCACACCATCACGACGCTTCATTACTTGCTCGCCGGGTCGCTCGGTCGCGAGGCGACGCTGGCAGCCCTCGCGCGCCCTCACGAAGCTCCTCGACGTGGTATCGGTCGACCGAACGATCGTCCTCGAGGCCATGGCGATGGGGCTCCGCGATCTCGAGGACGCGGTACAGGCCGTATGCGCGATCCGCGTGGAGGCGGACTACATCGTGACGCGGAACGCGAAGGACTTCCGTGGTAGCCGCCTAACGGTCGCGACGCCGGCCGAGGTGCTTGCGCGCCTCTGA
- the leuB gene encoding 3-isopropylmalate dehydrogenase, which produces MRVALLPGDGIGPEVVAEARRVLDAVTGGALAFDEALIGGAAIDATGTALPDDTTDACRRADAVLLGAVGGPKWDDPLSPVRPEQGLLAIRRALGLFANLRPVAPFPALADASPLKPERLAGVDLLVVRELTGGIYFGVKGTYGQPGRERARDVCSYTTEEIERIVRVGAEMARARRGRLTSVDKANVLETSRLWRRVATRVVAAEFPDVSLEHVLVDACAMHLVTNPARFDVIVTENMFGDILTDEAAVLAGSIGVLPSASLGAPNGVGQTRMGLYEPIHGSAPDLAGRGVANPVGTILSAALLLRHSLGLEREARLVERAVAEALADGARTADLGGSLSTREMTDAVMGRLEVRTAAAVAV; this is translated from the coding sequence GTGAGAGTCGCGCTCCTTCCCGGCGACGGCATCGGCCCGGAGGTGGTGGCCGAGGCGCGTCGCGTGCTCGACGCGGTGACCGGCGGCGCGCTCGCGTTCGACGAGGCGCTCATCGGCGGCGCCGCGATCGACGCCACCGGTACCGCGCTCCCCGACGACACGACCGACGCGTGCCGCCGCGCCGACGCCGTGCTGTTGGGCGCCGTCGGCGGCCCGAAGTGGGACGACCCGCTGTCGCCGGTGCGACCGGAGCAGGGGCTGCTCGCGATCCGGCGCGCGCTGGGACTGTTCGCGAACCTGCGCCCGGTCGCGCCGTTCCCCGCGCTGGCCGACGCGTCGCCGCTGAAGCCCGAGCGGCTCGCCGGCGTGGATCTCCTCGTGGTGCGGGAGCTGACGGGTGGGATCTACTTCGGCGTGAAGGGGACGTACGGCCAGCCGGGCCGCGAGCGCGCGCGCGACGTCTGCTCGTACACGACGGAGGAGATCGAGCGCATCGTGCGCGTGGGCGCGGAGATGGCGCGCGCGCGGCGCGGCCGGCTCACGTCGGTGGACAAGGCGAACGTGCTGGAGACGTCGCGTCTCTGGCGACGCGTGGCGACGCGCGTCGTCGCGGCGGAGTTCCCGGACGTGTCGCTCGAGCACGTGCTGGTCGACGCGTGCGCGATGCACCTCGTGACGAACCCCGCGCGCTTCGACGTCATCGTCACCGAGAACATGTTCGGCGACATCCTGACCGACGAGGCGGCGGTGCTCGCGGGATCCATCGGCGTGCTGCCATCGGCATCGCTCGGCGCGCCTAACGGCGTTGGGCAGACGCGCATGGGGCTCTACGAGCCGATCCACGGCTCGGCGCCCGACCTCGCGGGACGCGGCGTGGCGAACCCGGTCGGGACGATCCTCAGCGCGGCGCTGCTGCTGCGGCACTCGCTCGGCCTCGAGCGCGAGGCGCGGCTCGTCGAGCGGGCCGTGGCCGAGGCGCTCGCGGACGGCGCGCGGACGGCGGACCTCGGCGGGTCGCTCTCCACACGCGAGATGACGGACGCGGTGATGGGGAGGCTCGAGGTGCGGACGGCGGCTGCCGTGGCGGTCTGA